A region from the Fusarium musae strain F31 chromosome 1, whole genome shotgun sequence genome encodes:
- a CDS encoding hypothetical protein (EggNog:ENOG41~BUSCO:EOG09264DIM): MASASSATPAGDQEDRPLQQPSSQTQTNQTSAPTESESFSQSAAEEAPETYEATHVHAVYEAIAPHFSATRHKPWPRVASFLLSQPPGSLGLDVGCGNGKYLRVNPSVHLLGSDRSPALVQLARTELRRPREDGVEHDPRVSDVDVAVADGFALPYRKGAADFVICIAVVHHMSTRERRQAAIAELLTLVTPKAGRVLVYVWALEQASSRRGWDASSDQDRLVSWVMRKPKGQEPGGTFQRYYHLYKEGELEEDVKAAGGIVVETGYEKDNWWVVCSRPS; this comes from the coding sequence ATGGCAAGTGCTTCATCGGCCACGCCGGCTGGAGATCAAGAGGACAGGCCACTCCAGCAACCCAGCTCTCAGACACAAACCAACCAGACATCGGCCCCCACAGAGTCAGAGTCCTTCTCACAGTCTGCAGCGGAAGAGGCGCCAGAGACGTACGAGGCCACCCACGTTCACGCAGTCTACGAAGCCATCGCACCGCACTTCTCAGCCACCCGCCATAAGCCTTGGCCTCGGGTTGCCAGCTTCTTGCTATCTCAACCGCCCGGCAGTCTCGGTCTCGATGTGGGATGCGGCAACGGCAAGTATCTACGTGTCAACCCGTCTGTCCACCTGCTTGGCTCCGACCGGAGTCCAGCTCTCGTCCAGCTCGCCCGGACTGAGCTGAGACGGCCTCGGGAAGACGGTGTCGAGCATGATCCTAGAGTATCTGATGTAGATGTGGCTGTCGCCGATGGCTTCGCACTTCCTTATCGCAAGGGAGCCGCTGACTTTGTTATCTGCATCGCTGTCGTGCACCATATGTCGACACGCGAGAGAAGACAAGCCGCCATTGCTGAGTTACTGACACTCGTAACTCCCAAAGCCGGCCGTGTGCTCGTCTATGTGTGGGCTCTAGAGCAGGCGTCGAGCCGTCGCGGGTGGGACGCGAGCAGTGACCAGGATCGCCTTGTGTCGTGGGTGATGCGGAAGCCAAAAGGTCAAGAACCCGGAGGCACGTTCCAGCGCTATTACCACCTGTACAAGGAGGGTGAGCTCGAGGAGGATGTCAAGGCGGCTGGGGGCATCGTTGTAGAGACCGGCTACGAGAAGGATAACTGGTGGGTGGTATGTAGTCGACCGTCGTGA
- a CDS encoding hypothetical protein (EggNog:ENOG41) → MSIRRDAVQRDFGLRPGSRAVPRPQLSIEPVEDVMTSPTEMNSPPDSSDDTREPYVQEDTPLTSVKDTCDDERESTISPTINTKGLLPIPKIRSPARHDSDDDSQSGKESPVSSETPSLPDHFPPCPRERPTRQEIALWREGCMSVQREDGSVDGFDVVDWLMTRKGGVLNPWPTLDEGRMVVESMGREILDLDAIHRQQEEEAEVARLKEERRQRNKRRYRPRGQIEKERAERRAAQEAQQAQDLAKKTSSASDSEQGQDMPDTDEPPAKKARVDSES, encoded by the exons ATGAGTATTCGCCGAGATGCCGTCCAACGAGACTTCGGTCTTCGACCTG GTTCACGGGCTGTGCCTAGACCTCAGTTGTCCATCGAACCCGTAGAAGATGTTATGACATCACCCACCGAGATGAACTCTCCTCCCGACTCGTCTGATGATACCCGAGAGCCGTATGTGCAAGAGGATACCCCTCTCACCTCAGTTAAGGACACTTGCGATGACGAGCGCGAATCAACTATCTCTCCAACGATCAATACCAAGGGTCTGCTTCCAATCCCGAAAATTCGATCGCCAGCAAGACATGACAGCGACGACGATTCGCAGAGTGGCAAGGAAAGCCCCGTAAGCTCGGAAACTCCTTCCCTCCCCGACCATTTCCCGCCTTGCCCAAGAGAGCGACCTACACGCCAAGAGATCGCACTCTGGCGTGAAGGATGTATGTCTGTTCAACGTGAGGATGGGAGCGTTGATGGCTTCGACGTCGTGGACTGGCTGATGACAAGAAAGGGAGGAGTTCTCAACCCTTGGCCTACGCTAGACGAGGGGCGGATGGTCGTCGAAAGTATGGGACGGGAGATTCTTGACCTCGATGCGATCCACCGCCAacaggaggaagaagcagaagttgCCAGGCTCAAAGAAGAGCGTCGACAGAGAAACAAACGACGATATCGACCTCGCGGTCAGATCGAGAAGGAAAGGGCCGAACGACGAGCTGCCCAAGAAGCCCAACAGGCCCAAGATTTAGCTAAGAAGACATCCAGTGCCTCTGATTCGGAACAGGGGCAAGACATGCCCGACACCGACGAGCCTCCAGCAAAAAAGGCTAGAGTTGACAGTGAATCCTAG
- a CDS encoding hypothetical protein (EggNog:ENOG41) — MAAKLAKDLTLKGSSTAMPKLVYGTAWKKDRSADLVYLALKHGFRGVDTAGQPKHYNEKGVGEGVQRAIKEGLVKREGLFLQTKFSPPGNQDENAPYDFDAPLVDKIHQSIQSSLTYFTLEGEEPYFDSVLLHSPLRTLEETITAWKTLETFVPHKIRNLGISNTTIPILKAINEAVTVKPSVVQNRFYPDTNFEVDLRSYCREQGIAFQSFWTFSANPRLAATKPVKLVAEKAAISEVAAYYSLVLGLEGVTVLDGTTTENHMKDDLEGIDKVATWADTDGIAEWNSALKQFKQSIGEA; from the exons ATGGCAGCCAAACTAGCCAAAGACCTCACCCTCAAGGGCTCATCCACTGCCATGCCAAAGCTGGTCTATGGCACAGCGTGGAAAAAGGACAGATCAGCAGATCTTGTTTATTTAGCTCTCAAGCACGGCTTTCGCGGAGTCGATACAGCAGGACAACCCAAGCATTATAATGAGAAGGGCGTTGGGGAGGGTGTGCAAAGAGCTATCAAGGAGGGCCTTGTTAAACGTGAAGGACTCTTT CTTCAAACAAAGTTCTCTCCTCCAGGGAATCAAGATGAAAATGCACCCTATGATTTTGATGCACCCCTTGTGGATAAGATTCATCAATCTATTCAGTCATCCTTGACTTACTTCACCCTTGAAGGCGAGGAACCTTACTTTGACAGCGTGCTTTTGCATAGCCCCCTGCGAACTCTCGAGGAAACCATCACTGCGTGGAAGACTCTAGAGACATTTGTGCCTCACAAGATCCGCAACCTAGGCATCTCTAACACGACAATTCCAATCCTTAAAGCAATCAACGAGGCTGTCACTGTTAAACCAAGTGTTGTCCAGAACCGCTTCTACCCTGACACCAACTTTGAGGTAGATCTCAGATCCTACTGTCGAGAGCAAGGTATTGCTTTCCAGTCATTTTGGACTTTCAGCGCCAACCCCAGGCTCGCTGCTACCAAGCCAGTTAAGCTGGTCGCAGAGAAGGCTGCAATTTCCGAGGTAGCTGCATACTATTCTTTGGTCTTGGGGCTCGAAGGCGTAACGGTTCTGGATGGAACAACGACTGAAAATCACATGAAGGATGACCTTGAAGGTATAGATAAGGTTGCCACTTGGGCGGATACGGACGGAATAGCTGAATGGAATTCTGCTTTGAAGCAGTTTAAACAGAGTATCGGGGAAGCCTGA
- the XYD1 gene encoding D-xylose 1-dehydrogenase (NADP(+)) (EggNog:ENOG41): MTPYTAKWGILATGGIAECFTKDILTDPAARDVNDVQHEIVAVASSSSVDRARDFIKKIDGPSSAAVYGSYAELVADPSVDIIYVATPHSHHFQNAMLALEAGKNVLCEKALTVTAAQTQKLYEVAKSKNLFFMEAVWTRYFPLSIKIRELIQSGTIGTVYRTFADLSFNKNTDSQDLDFPDSNRMVNPDLAGGALLDLGIYSLTWVFQSLYHVQPETEKEAPKVVASINKYRTGADESTSIICQFPKHNSVGIATTSLRIATDVDGLYTGGPAIRIQGSKGEIQVTGPAFRPTEYKVIKSDANGKVEVVNCPIPTDPKRNNWGHGMFWEADECARCLRDGKKESASMPWSESIVIMEVMDSALKQGGVSYPDLITTDVFDPNSPLNTGKK, from the exons ATGACTCCTTATACTGCTAAATGGGGCATCTTGGCTACCGGTGGCATCGCTGAGT GCTTCACTAAAGACATTCTTACAGACCCGGCCGCTCGCGATGTCAACGATGTACAGCATGAGATTGTCGCTGTTGCCTCATCCAGCTCCGTCGATCGCGCACGCGACTttatcaagaagattgaCGGCCCCTCATCAGCGGCGGTCTACGGCTCCTACGCTGAGCTAGTCGCCGACCCAAGCGTTGACATCATCTATGTTGCTACACCTCACAGCCACCACTTCCAGAATGCTATGCTGGCCCTCGAAGCCGGCAAGAATGTTCTTTGTGAAAAGGCACTCACCGTTACTGCTGCACAGACCCAGAAGCTGTATGAGGTCGCCAAGTCCAAGAACCTCTTCTTTATGGAGGCTGTCTGGACACGATACTTCCCTCTCAGTATCAAGATTCGAGAGTTGATCCAGTCTGGTACCATTGGTACTGTTTATCGTACATTCG CCGACCTCTCGTTCAACAAGAATACTGATAGCCAGGATCTTGACTTTCCTGATTCCAACCGCATGGTCAATCCTGATCTTGCAGGTGGTGCTTTACTCGATCTCGGCATCTACTCCTTGACCTGGGTCTTCCAATCTCTCTATCATGTCCAGCCCGAGACCGAAAAGGAGGCTCCAAAGGTTGTAGCCTCCATCAACAAGTATCGCACAGGTGCCGACGAGTCCACGAGTATCATCTGTCAGTTCCCTAAGCACAACTCTGTTGGTATTGCGACTACCTCACTGCGCATCGCTACCGACGTCGATGGTCTTTACACTGGTGGCCCCGCGATCCGTATTCAGGGCTCCAAGGGTGAAATCCAGGTTACTGGCCCTGCATTCCGGCCGACCGAGTACAAAGTGATCAAGTCGGACGCCAATGGCAAGGTGGAAGTAGTGAACTGCCCAATTCCTACAGATCCTAAGCGCAACAACTGGGGCCACGGTATGTTCTGGGAGGCGGATGAGTGTGCACGTTGCCTACGGGATGGTAAAAAGGAGAGTGCTTCGATGCCTTGGTCAGAGAGTATAGTCATCATGGAGGTCATGGACAGCGCACTCAAGCAGGGCGGCGTTTCCTACCCcgatctcatcaccactgaTGTCTTCGACCCCAACAGTCCTCTCAATACTGGCAAAAAATGA